A stretch of the Streptomyces ortus genome encodes the following:
- a CDS encoding RNA polymerase sigma-70 factor — MATDTVTEVFEEHRSVLMGVAYRMLGRVADAEDVVQEAWLRWSGADRSDVREPRAYLVRIATRLALDRLRQAQARKEAYVGPWLPEPYVTDFGDTVADTAERAVLADSVSLAVLVVLESLSPLERAVFVLREAFGYPYAEIAVTLDRSEPAVRQLAGRARRHVEERRPRYEVDPVERRDLTERFLAAATEGDLDGLMSLLAPDVRLIGDSGGLAQAPVRVIESADKVGRFLGGAVRKGVSGATFRFLEVNGGPAFLVLAGGKPDSVFQLDIADGRIQCVYIVRNPEKLLSLAVD; from the coding sequence GTGGCTACCGACACCGTGACCGAGGTCTTCGAAGAGCACCGTTCCGTTCTGATGGGCGTCGCCTACCGCATGCTCGGCCGGGTGGCCGACGCGGAGGACGTCGTCCAGGAGGCGTGGTTGCGCTGGTCCGGGGCCGACCGCTCCGACGTCCGCGAACCGCGCGCCTATCTCGTGCGTATCGCCACCCGGCTCGCCCTCGACCGGCTGCGGCAGGCCCAGGCCCGTAAGGAGGCCTACGTGGGGCCCTGGCTGCCCGAGCCGTACGTCACCGACTTCGGGGACACCGTCGCCGACACGGCCGAGCGGGCCGTCCTCGCGGACTCGGTCTCGCTGGCCGTCCTCGTCGTCCTGGAGTCCCTCTCGCCGCTGGAACGGGCCGTGTTCGTGCTCCGGGAGGCGTTCGGCTACCCGTACGCCGAGATCGCCGTCACGCTCGACCGCAGTGAGCCCGCGGTGCGACAGCTCGCCGGCCGGGCCCGGCGGCACGTCGAGGAGCGGCGGCCCCGCTACGAGGTCGACCCCGTCGAGCGCCGCGACCTCACCGAGCGGTTCCTCGCGGCGGCGACGGAGGGGGACCTCGACGGGCTGATGTCCCTGCTGGCCCCGGACGTGCGTCTGATCGGCGACAGCGGCGGGCTGGCCCAGGCGCCGGTGCGGGTCATCGAGTCGGCCGACAAGGTGGGCCGCTTCCTCGGCGGCGCCGTGCGCAAGGGCGTGTCCGGCGCGACGTTCCGCTTCCTGGAGGTCAACGGCGGACCGGCGTTCCTGGTGCTGGCGGGCGGCAAGCCCGACAGTGTCTTCCAGCTGGACATCGCCGACGGCCGCATCCAGTGCGTCTACATCGTCCGCAACCCGGAGAAGCTGCTGTCCCTCGCCGTCGACTGA
- a CDS encoding alpha/beta fold hydrolase: MAATVSFTVPSPHGPRSVTLAYRRVGTGEPLLLLHGIGHHRQAWDPVVDLLAAERDVIAVDLPGFGESPALPEGLSHGLATTNAALAALCETLELDRPHVAGNSLGGLLALELGREKLVRSVTALAPAGFWSPGERRYAFGLLQAMRRAARSMPLPLVERLSRSAAGRAVLTGSIYARPARRSPEAVVAETLALANARGFTETLRAGTSVRFTDDVPGLPVTVAWGTRDRILVRRQGVRAKRIIPRARLVRLPGCGHVPMNDDPALVARVLLDGSRPTPSPAAQRT, from the coding sequence ATGGCCGCCACGGTCTCCTTCACCGTCCCCTCTCCGCACGGCCCGCGCTCCGTGACCCTCGCCTACCGGCGCGTGGGCACCGGCGAACCGCTTCTGCTGCTGCACGGGATAGGCCATCACCGGCAGGCGTGGGACCCGGTCGTCGACCTCCTGGCGGCCGAACGGGACGTGATCGCGGTGGATCTGCCCGGCTTCGGTGAGTCCCCCGCGTTGCCCGAGGGGCTGAGCCACGGTCTGGCGACGACGAACGCGGCGCTCGCCGCGCTGTGCGAGACGCTGGAGCTCGACCGGCCGCATGTGGCGGGCAACTCCCTGGGCGGCCTGCTGGCCCTGGAGCTGGGCCGCGAGAAGCTCGTACGGTCCGTCACGGCGCTGGCGCCCGCCGGGTTCTGGTCGCCCGGCGAGCGGCGGTACGCGTTCGGTCTGCTGCAGGCGATGCGGCGGGCCGCGCGGAGCATGCCACTCCCGCTGGTCGAGCGGCTGTCCCGGTCGGCGGCCGGGCGCGCGGTGCTGACCGGCAGCATCTACGCACGTCCCGCCCGGCGTTCACCGGAGGCAGTGGTCGCCGAGACCCTGGCGCTGGCCAACGCCCGGGGATTCACCGAGACCCTGAGGGCGGGCACGTCGGTCCGCTTCACGGACGACGTCCCCGGCCTGCCCGTGACCGTCGCCTGGGGCACCCGGGACCGGATCCTGGTCCGCCGCCAGGGGGTCCGCGCCAAGCGGATCATTCCCCGCGCCCGGCTGGTGAGGCTGCCCGGCTGCGGACATGTCCCGATGAACGACGATCCCGCGCTGGTCGCACGCGTCCTCCTGGACGGCAGCCGCCCGACGCCCTCCCCGGCGGCGCAGCGCACCTGA
- a CDS encoding alkaline phosphatase D family protein: protein MSLSPPSPLPGRRGVLRGSLAASAALALPSALGAVGAAPAFALSGRPQARWGVQAGDVTTDSGLVWVRSDRPARMIVETSATESFHRPRTWHGPLLGADTDFTGRVPLRGLPSGEQIHYRVTLADPDDYRRTGEPVRGTFRTAPSKRRQDVRFLWSGDIVGQGWGINPDIGGLYAYEEMRRRNPDFFLCSGDTIYADGPLSASVTLPDGRVWRNVTTEEKSKVAETLAEYRGNFRYSLLDENVRRFNAQVPTITQWDDHEVVNNWYPGEILTDARYTVKDVDTLAARARKAFSEYFPISTLPATGVDGRVHRVVRHGPLLDVFVLDMRTFRDANSPGRQPDDTVGILGAEQLVWLKRELARSRAVWKVIASDMPLGLVVPDGSTDIEAVAQGDPGAPLGRELQIAELLRFVKHHRITGTVWLTADVHYTSAQHYDPSRAAFKDFAPFWEFVSGPLAAGGFQANALDGTFGPDRVFVQAPDRANVSPMESPQYFGEVDIDGQSGELTVRLRATGGAVLFTKVLQPGRVGQ from the coding sequence ATGTCACTCAGCCCGCCGAGCCCGCTCCCCGGCCGCCGCGGCGTCCTGCGCGGCTCGCTCGCCGCGTCGGCGGCACTCGCCCTGCCCTCCGCCCTCGGCGCCGTCGGCGCGGCCCCGGCGTTCGCGCTGTCGGGCCGGCCGCAGGCGCGATGGGGCGTACAGGCCGGAGACGTGACCACGGACTCCGGCCTGGTGTGGGTCCGCTCCGACCGTCCCGCCCGCATGATCGTGGAGACCTCCGCGACCGAGTCGTTCCACCGGCCGCGAACCTGGCACGGCCCCCTCCTGGGCGCCGACACGGACTTCACGGGCAGGGTCCCCCTGCGCGGTCTGCCGTCCGGGGAGCAGATCCACTACCGGGTGACCCTGGCCGACCCGGACGACTACCGCCGCACCGGCGAACCCGTGAGAGGCACCTTCAGAACGGCGCCCTCGAAGCGCCGCCAGGACGTCCGGTTCCTGTGGTCCGGCGACATCGTGGGCCAGGGCTGGGGCATCAATCCGGACATCGGCGGCCTCTACGCGTACGAGGAGATGCGCCGCCGGAACCCCGACTTCTTCCTGTGCAGCGGCGACACGATCTACGCGGACGGCCCGCTGTCGGCGTCCGTGACGCTCCCGGACGGCCGGGTCTGGCGGAACGTCACCACCGAGGAGAAGTCCAAGGTCGCCGAGACCCTCGCCGAGTACCGCGGCAACTTCCGCTACTCGCTGCTCGACGAGAACGTACGCCGCTTCAACGCCCAGGTCCCCACGATCACCCAGTGGGACGACCACGAGGTCGTCAACAACTGGTACCCGGGTGAGATCCTCACCGACGCCCGCTACACGGTGAAGGACGTCGACACGCTCGCCGCCCGCGCGCGCAAGGCGTTCAGCGAGTACTTCCCGATCTCCACGCTGCCCGCCACGGGCGTGGACGGCCGCGTGCACCGGGTCGTACGCCACGGTCCTCTGCTGGACGTCTTCGTGCTCGACATGCGTACGTTCCGCGACGCCAACTCCCCCGGGCGGCAGCCCGACGACACCGTCGGCATCCTGGGCGCGGAGCAGCTGGTCTGGCTGAAGCGGGAACTCGCGCGTTCTCGGGCGGTGTGGAAGGTGATCGCCTCCGACATGCCGCTCGGCCTGGTCGTACCGGACGGCTCGACGGACATCGAGGCCGTCGCGCAGGGCGACCCGGGCGCGCCGCTGGGCCGCGAGCTGCAGATCGCGGAGCTGCTGCGGTTCGTCAAGCACCACCGGATCACGGGCACGGTGTGGCTGACGGCGGACGTGCACTACACCTCGGCGCAGCACTACGACCCGTCGCGGGCGGCCTTCAAGGACTTCGCGCCGTTCTGGGAGTTCGTCTCGGGTCCGCTCGCCGCGGGCGGTTTCCAGGCGAACGCGCTGGACGGCACGTTCGGTCCGGACCGGGTCTTCGTCCAGGCCCCCGACAGGGCGAACGTGTCGCCCATGGAGTCGCCGCAGTACTTCGGCGAGGTCGACATCGACGGGCAGAGCGGCGAGCTGACGGTCCGCCTGCGGGCCACCGGCGGGGCCGTGCTGTTCACCAAGGTGCTGCAACCGGGGCGCGTGGGGCAGTAG
- a CDS encoding SWIM zinc finger family protein, which produces MTRSLQAVAYTRSSTLESAPGGRRLGLETSRGATPRGVEDHPRFFAGFLTSPQVASAGLLAVADVAGARYYQQQLRSSLDPVVTGNGDRLRFESFSGCGGVYARLDVLSAGLDGGEVGHGTTNVDVNNPLRDALSRIGSDDPLHLRVGPDEMAVTTLDGPVVEKKVPLPDRWLRGFAEAQVTAAGFDLRAELPAAEAVRFLRSLPRSGARGSSRGVQWVVPAGRVLRPTTRPVPGAVCLPGPERLIALQRVLRHASALRVYGPALAGTAAAASAWEVVLPGMRLTLTLSPEASRGFSGEGGVLDALATDEAAEDAELISVLLAWEPRIDVGDLSASSGLPAERVRAALVRLGTSGRVGYDTAEAAYFHRELPYDAERVERHNPRLRAARDLVGAGAVVLDGALGTVTAQDGHAHRVRDDAGVLSCTCLWWAKYRGGRGPCKHALAVRMVRRGAVSGQSEVLVDGGVR; this is translated from the coding sequence ATGACGCGATCTCTGCAGGCCGTGGCCTACACCCGATCCTCCACGCTGGAATCCGCACCGGGCGGCCGGCGTCTGGGACTTGAGACCTCGCGGGGCGCGACACCCCGTGGTGTCGAGGACCATCCCCGTTTCTTCGCGGGGTTCCTGACGTCACCTCAGGTGGCGTCGGCGGGGCTGCTCGCGGTCGCCGACGTGGCGGGGGCGCGCTACTACCAGCAGCAGCTGCGGTCGTCCCTCGACCCGGTGGTCACGGGCAACGGCGACCGGCTGCGTTTCGAGTCCTTCTCCGGCTGCGGCGGGGTGTACGCACGTCTGGACGTGCTCTCGGCGGGTCTCGACGGCGGCGAGGTGGGCCACGGCACGACGAACGTCGACGTCAACAACCCGCTGCGCGACGCACTGTCGAGGATCGGCTCGGACGACCCGCTGCACCTGCGCGTCGGTCCGGACGAGATGGCCGTGACCACCCTGGACGGGCCGGTCGTGGAGAAGAAGGTGCCCCTGCCGGACCGCTGGCTGCGCGGCTTCGCCGAGGCGCAGGTGACGGCGGCCGGTTTCGATCTGCGCGCCGAGCTGCCCGCGGCCGAGGCCGTGCGGTTCCTGCGCTCACTGCCCCGCTCCGGGGCGCGCGGCTCCTCCCGGGGTGTGCAGTGGGTGGTGCCCGCGGGGCGCGTTCTGCGGCCGACGACCCGCCCGGTGCCCGGAGCGGTCTGCCTCCCCGGCCCGGAGCGGCTGATCGCCCTCCAGAGGGTGCTCCGGCACGCGTCGGCGCTGCGGGTGTACGGTCCCGCGCTCGCCGGGACCGCCGCGGCGGCCAGTGCCTGGGAGGTCGTGCTGCCCGGCATGCGGCTCACACTCACGCTGTCCCCTGAGGCCTCCCGCGGCTTCTCCGGTGAGGGTGGCGTGCTCGACGCGCTGGCCACCGACGAGGCGGCGGAGGACGCGGAACTGATCTCGGTGCTGCTGGCCTGGGAGCCCAGGATCGATGTCGGCGATCTGTCCGCCTCCTCGGGACTGCCCGCCGAGCGGGTGCGGGCGGCGCTCGTCCGGCTGGGCACCTCGGGGCGCGTGGGCTACGACACCGCGGAGGCCGCCTACTTCCACCGTGAACTGCCCTACGACGCGGAGCGGGTGGAGCGGCACAACCCCAGGCTGCGGGCCGCCCGGGACCTCGTGGGCGCGGGCGCGGTGGTCCTGGACGGCGCCCTCGGGACGGTGACCGCGCAGGACGGGCACGCGCACCGGGTGCGCGACGACGCGGGAGTGCTGAGCTGCACCTGCCTGTGGTGGGCGAAGTACCGCGGCGGACGCGGGCCGTGCAAGCACGCGCTGGCGGTCCGGATGGTCCGCCGCGGCGCGGTGTCCGGACAGTCGGAGGTTCTGGTCGACGGGGGTGTGCGATGA